In Acidobacteriota bacterium, the DNA window CGGCTCAGGCGCCCTCCGGCGCGGCCCCGTGGGGAATCTCCCTGGGGGAATCGCGAGGCTGATCCTCCCCCTCCTCCACTTCGCCTGGATGCGCTTCGGCTTCCTCCTCAGCATGGCGGCGGCGCCAGCGGCTGCGGCCGAAGAGGTGCTTGAAGTCCTCCAGGATCGTGTAGCTCACCGGCACCAGCATCAGCGTGATGAAGGTGGCGAAGAGCACGCCGAAAGCCAGGGAAACGGCCATGGGGATGAGGAATTGGGCCTGCAGGCTCTGCTCCAACAACAGCGGTAGGAGCCCGGCGAAGGTGGTCAGGGAGGTCAGCAGGATGGGCCGGAAGCGCTGCTCCCCGGCCTTGCGCAGGGCGTCCATCAGCGGCAAGCCGCGCTGGTAGTGGCGGTTGATGAAGTCCACCATCACCAGGCTGTCGTTGACCACCACGCCGGTGAGGGCCACGATGCCGAACATGGAGAGCAGCGAGAGGTTGATTCCCATCAGCACGTGGCCCCACAGCGCCCCGATGAGGCCGAAGGGGATGGCGGCCATGACGATGATCGGCTGCAGGTAGGAGCGGAAGGGGATGGCCAGCAGGGCGTAGATGATCAGCAGCGCGAAGAGGAAGCCCCGCAGCACGCCGCCGAGGGTGTCACGCTGCTCCCGCTGCTCGCCTTCGAAGGTGTAGCGCAGCCCCTGGAAGTCCGCCAGGATGCGCGGCAGCACCCGGCTCTCCAGATCGCGGATGATCTCGTTGGCGTTGGCCTGCTTGGGATCGACGTCGGCGGTGACGTTGACCACCCGCTGGCGGTCGGTGCGCTGGATGGTCGCGAAGCCCCGTTCCATGTGGTAGGTCGCGGCGGAGGTGAAGGGCACCTCGACCCCGCCGGGGGTGCGCACCCGCATCTCCTCCAGGCTGCCCAAGGACTGACGCTGATCCTCCGGATAGCGCACCATCACCTTGATCTCTTCCCGCCCCCGCTGCACCCGCTGGGCCTCCTCGCCGTAGAAGGCCTGCCGCACCTGGCGCGCCAGATCCGACAGGGTCAGCCCCAGGGCCTGAGCCTCGGGAGTGATGTCCAGCTGCAGCTCCTGCTTGCCCTTCTCGAAGCTGTCGGTGATGTCGAAGACGCCGGGGTAGGCCCGTAGGTCCTCCTGCAGGCGCTCCGACGCCGCCACCAGCGAGTCGAGGCTGGGGCCGGAGAGCTGGACGTTGATGGCCTCGCCGGCGGAGAACAGGGAGGAGGAGAAGGTGAGCTCGGTGGCGTCGGGGATCTGCCCCACCTTCTCCCGCCAGCGGGCGGCGATCTCGGGGCTGGTGATGTCCCGGTCCTCCGCCGGCACCAGCTCCACCGCCACCTCGCCGATGTGGGCGGCGGAAAAGCTCGATCCGACATTGCCGCCGTTCTGGCTCTGCGCCTGGCGGAAGGGCTGTTCCCCCACCGAGGCCAGGGTGTGGCGGAAGACCTCGCTACCCTGCTCCTCCTTCAGCTCTTCCTGCAACTCCAGCGCGGCGCCCTCGATGCGCTGCACCGCCCGTTCCGTAACTTCCGCCGGCGTGCCCTGGGGCATGGAGAGGAAGGCGGCGACATTGTCCGCCTCCACCGGCGGGAAGAAGTTGAAGCGCAGCCAACCCCCGGCGACCAAGGCAAAGGAGATCATCAACACCGCCAGGGCACCGGCGACGAAAGTGTAGCGCCAGCGCAGCGCCCGCTCCAGGCTCGGCCGGTAGGCATTGATGATGAAGCGTTCGAGGCGCCCGGTGAAGCGTTCCTGCACCCCGCGCCACCAGCGCATGGGACCACGCCCGCGGTCCCCCTTGCGGCGCGGCCGGGAGTGGCCGAGGTGGGCCGGCAGAATGCACAGGGACTCCACCAAGGAAAAAATCAGGGTGGGGATGACGATGAGGGGGATCACCTTCATGATCTTGCCCGAATTGCCGGGCACGAAGACCAGCGGGCCGAAGGCGGCGATGGTGGTGAGGATGGAGAAGGTCACCGGCACCGCCACTTCCTGGGCCCCCTCGATGGCCGCCTTGAGGGGCTTCTTCCCCGACTCCATCTGACGATAGATGTTCTCGCCGACGACGATGGCGTCGTCCACCACGATGCCCAGCACCACGATGAAGGCGAAGAGGGAGATGAGGTTGATGGAGATGTCGAGGATGGGCATCAGCGCCAGCGCGCCGAAGAAGGAGATGGGGATGCCCAGGGCCACCCAGCCCGCCAGCCGCAGGCGCAGGAAGAAGGCCAGCACCAGGAAGACCAGAATCAAACCGGCGCGGCCGTTGCGCAGCATCAGGTCGAGACGGCTGCGCAGCACCTGGGTGTCGTCCTGCCAGGTGGTCATGGAGATGCCCTGGGGCAACCAGCTCTCGGCTTCCTCGACGTAGTCGTAGACCTCGCCGGCGACGTCCAGGGCGTCCTGCTCGCCGACCCGGAAGACCTGTACCAAGACCGTCGGATTGCCGTCGAAGCGCGCCGACTGGTCGGTCTCGGCGAAGCCGTCCACCACCCGCGCCACGTCCCCCAGCAGCAGCCGGGTCCCGTCGGGGCGGGTGAGCAAGACCAGGCTCTCGAATTCCGGGCCGCGGTAGGCCTGGCCGGTGGTGCGCAGAAGAATCTCGCCGCCCTCGCTCTTGATCGAGCCGCCGGGCAGGTCGAGGGAGGAACGGCGCACCGCCTGGGCCACCTGGTCGAAGGTCAGCTGATGGCGGCGTAGAGCCTCCTCGGAGACCTCGATGGAGATCTCGTACGGCCGCGCCGCCGCCAGATCCACCTGGGTGATGCCCGGCCGGGTGAGCAGATCGTCCCGCACCCGCTCGCCGAGGCGTTTCAAGGTCGCCTCGTCGGCCTCACCGAAGATGGCCACGTTGATCACCTGGCGGCGCAGGATCACCTCCTGGATCACCGGCTGCTCGGTCTGCTCCGGGAAGGTGTCGATGGCGTCCACCCGCGCCTTGACCTCGTCCAGCACCTCCCGCACGTCCGCCTCCGGCAGCAGCTCCACCACCACCGTGCCCCGGCCCTCGACGGCGGTGGAGTTGATGCGCTTGATGCCCTCCAGATCCTGGATGCGCTCCTCGATGCGCAGCAGCACCCCCTCCTCTACCTCCTCCGGCGCCGCCCCCAGGTAGGGCACGGTGACGGTGATGAGGTCGGCGGAAAACTCGGGGAAGACCTCGAGCTTGACGTTGGCGACGGAAAAGGCCCCCGCCGCCAGGATCACCACCATCAGGAGATTCGCCGCCACGTGGTTGCGGGCGAACCAGCGCACCATGCCGTTCATCAGCGGCCTCCCGGACTCTCGGCGCCGGCTTCGGGCTTCTCGGCAGAGGAGCCCGCGGCGTCAGATTCGGCGCCCCCCTCGGCGACCCGCACTTCCATACCGTCCACTGCCGTCTCCAGGGGCGAGACGCAGACCTTCTCTTCAGCCCGCAGCCCCTCGGAGACGTAGACCTCGTCCCCCACCCGCCGCAGCACCTCCACCGGCCGGAAGCGCAGATTCTTGCCGTCGAGCACCAGCACCCGGTCGCCGCCGCGCAGGGCTTCCCGGGGCAGCACCACCACCCCCGGCTGGTCCCGGCCGTCGATGACCGCCTCGACGAAGAGCCCCACCGCCAGCGGCGGCCGCTCCGGGTCGTCCCCGCGGGCGTAGGGATCGTCCACCCGCGCCACCAGCGACAGCATCCGGCTGCTGGGATCGATCTCCCCGGCGGTGCGCACGATGCGCCCCTGCCAGGTGTGGCGGCGCCCGCCGAAGCTGGCGGTGAGCTCCACCTCCGGCCCGGCGGCAGTCTTCGAATCCCCGCGGAAGACCAGGGGCAGGTCGACGAAAGCGAGCTGGCCGTCGGGCACCGGCAGCCGCACCTCGGCATAGTCCACGGCGTAGATCTGCCCCAGGGGTTGCCCCGGGGAGACGAATTGGCCGACGCCCACCTGCTTCTGGCGCACGCGGCCGGCGAAGGGAGCGCGGACGACGGTGCGCTGGAGGTTGAGCTCCGCCTGCTCCAGACTCGCCTGGGCCGCCGCCAGGGTGGCCCGAGCCTCCGCCACCTGGGGTTCCCGGGCCACCAGCGGCGGCGCCTCGCCGGAGTTGCCCAGATCCTTCCACTCGCGCAGCGCCAGCTCCGCCTCCGCCTCCTCCCGAGCCAGCAGCACTTCCGCCCGGGCGACCTCGGAACGGGCGCGGGTCACCGCCAGCTCGAAATCCCGGCGGTCGAGGCGTACCAGCGCGTCACCGCGTTCGAAGAAGCCGCCGGCGGCGAAGGCCGGCGCCAGGTCCACTACCTTGGCGGTGACCTCGGCGAAGAGGGTGGTCTCGGTGCGCGGCTCCACGGTGCCCTGGGACCGGACGTCCAGGGATAGGGTCCGGGGCTCGACCTCCAGCACCCGCACCAGGGGTACCGTCGGCGCCGGCGCCTCGGTCTCCACCTCCGGCCGGGCCTTGACGATCAGCACCGTGGCGACGACGCCCACCACCAGTAGCAGCAGGGGCAGAAAGATCTTGAGCTTGTTGTTCATGACGCTCTCGCTCGCAAGGGTTGGGGAGTTCAGACAAAAAGGTGGAAAAAGGAAAGCTCGAGGTGGATCAGCGAGCGGCGGCCTCTAACGGATCGGACGGAACCTGCTCCGGCTCGAGAGAAGGCTCCAGATCCCCGCCCAGGGCCAGATAGAGATCGATCTGGGCGGCGAGGCGCTGGCGGCGCACCGACAGCAGCTGACTTTGGGAATCGAGAGCCTGGCGCTGGCTTTCGAGCACCGTGAGGTAGTCCGCCAGGCCCGATCCGTAGCGCTCCTGGGCCAGCCGCTCCGCCGCCACCGCCTGTTCCACCGCCCCTTCCAAGGCTTCTTCCTGGAGCCGCAGAAGCTCCGTCGCCGCCAGGTTGGTCTCCACCTCGGCGAAGGCCCGCAGCACGGTGCCGGCATAGGCCGCCACGCCCTCCGCCTCGGTGGCCCGGGCGAGATCGACGCCGGCGCGCAGTCGCCCGCCCTGGAAGAGCGGCTGGAGGATCGACCCCGCCAGGCTCCACACCGAGAAATCGCCGTCCAGCAGATTCTCCAGTTGCTCGCTGCTGGTGCCGGTGGAACCGGTGAGGGTTATGCGAGGATAGAGGGACGCCCGGGCTTCCGCCACCCGTGCCCCGGCGGCCACCAGTCGCCGTTCCGCCGCCTGCACGTCCGGGCGCCGGGTGACCAATTCCGAGGGCAGCCCCGCCGGCACCGCGGCGGCCCGAGGCAGCTCCCCCGCTAGCTCCAGCCGCGCCGCCGGATAGCGCCCCAGGAGCACTTCCAGCTGGCGCAGGGCGGCGTCGAGCTGGGCTCGGCGGGCCGCCAGGCTCGCCCGGGCACCCTCGTCGCTGGCCTGGGCCAGGCGCAAATCCAAGGGCGAGCGCAGGCCCGCCTCGTAGCGCCGGCGCACCTTGGCGGTGCTGTCTTCTCGATTCTCCAGCGTGACCTGGGCCAGCGAGCGCTGCTGCGCCGCCTCCACCGCCGCCAGCCAGGCCTTGGCGGTCTGCGCCGCCAGCGAGCGCCGAGCTCCAACGAAATCCGCCTGCGCCGCCGCCAGGTCGGCGTTGGCGGCATCCCGGCCGGCCCGCACCCGGCCCCACAAATCCGGCTCCCAACTGACATTGAGGGCGACCCCGAAGGTGGTGGAGGTGGAGCTCAGCACCTCGTCGCCGCCGCTGCCAGGAATAGGAAAACCAATGAAGTTGCGCTTGGAGCGATTGGCGTCGAATCCCGCCGACGCCTGGGGCCAGAGGTCCGCCCCGGCGATGCGCGCCCGCGCCGCCGCCTGGTCCAGCCGCGCCGCCGCCGCCGCCAGATCCCGATTGCCCTCCAAGGCTTCCTCGATGACCGCCGCCAGGGCCGGCTCCCCGAGGTCGAAGCCAACTTCCGGTAGATCCGAGGCCGCCAGGGCCGGCAACGAAAGATCTCCCGGCGCCGCTTCCGATATCGCCGCCTCAGCGGTCCATCGCTCCGGCACCTCGACCCCCACCTCCGGAGACACGGCGGTGCTGTGCCCACAGGCCGTCAGGCCCAGAGCACCCAGCAGGCCCAGCAGGCCCGACGCCCGCGGGCTCAGGAGTCTTCGAAAACCGAGTCTTGATCGAACGGCTTGGCTCATGGTTCCTCTACCTCTTCTCGGCGCTCCATCCACTCCTGCCAGCGGTCCATATCCGCCTCGTCCGCTTCCCACTCCCCACTCACCGGCGCCTGCAACCCGGCGACGATGAAAGATTTCAGCTCCGCCTCCATGCGCCGGGCGTCGAAGGGCGCCTCCAGCAAGCAGAGCTGGCGCTCCACCAGATCCTCGTTGAGCATGGTCTGCACCATGCAACCGACCATGAAGTGCATCCGCGCCATCACCAGCGGCGGCGAGAGCTGCGGCAGGGCCTTGCTCAAAGCTTGGAAGAATCGCAGGAAGACCTCTTGGAATTGCTCGACGATGAGGTCGAGCATGAGCTCCCGGGACTCGCTGTAGACCCGTCCCATGAGCTGCCGGAAGGAGCGGATCTGGGGATTGGGGCCCACCGCCATGTGCAGTACCGGATCGACGAAGGCCCCGACGATCTCCGCCATTGCCAGCGGCCGGTCCCCGGCGCCCTCTTCGAGGCGGTCGAGGCGATCCAGGCGCTCGCGGTTCATCGGCACGATGCGCCGCTCGAAGACCGCCCGCACCAGCCCTTCCTTCGACCCGAAGTGATAATTCACCGCCGCCAGATTCGCCCCCGCCCGCTCGGTGATCGCCCGCAGCGATCCCCCCTCCACCCCCTTCTGGGCGAAGACTTCCTCAGCGGCGTCGAGGAGAGCCGTCTTGGTGTCGGGCTTGTCGGGATTCGCTTCGGGGACGCTCATGGTGCTCTCAGTCCAGTCGGTGCAGTCAATCGCTCGATTGAAACAAACGTTTGACTGAGGGAGTTTACGGAGCACCGCGGGGGGAGTCAAGCTTGTCGGGGTGACAGCTGCAAGTCAGCCTCGCGGATGATTGCAGCCCCCAACCCCGGAGCCGGCAGGATGCCGGCGGTCCCAGGCCCGTTTCCACACCGCATCCTGCACACCACCCCCGTCACTCCCGCGCAGGCGGGGGTGACGAAGTGGTTTGCGGACGGCCGAGGCGGATAGGGAGCAATGTCGAGCCACCACCCCCGCGAGGGGTTCAAACCCCTCGCTACTGCATCTCGGCCCTGGCGGGACGACGCCCCCGCCCCGGCCAAGAATGCCGTGCCAAGACCCTCCTGGGGGCGCCGGCATCTTGCCGGCTCCGGGGTGGGAGGGGGCATCCGCCTCCTGGGGCCACCGGCATCTTGCCGGCTCCGGGGGCGGGCGGGGGTCGCGTCCTCGGAAGGGGGCACGCTATCGAGTCGCGAGGTACTTCAGTGCCTCGCGGGGGACCCCGCGACAGGCTAAAATCCCTCCATGTTCGACATGTCGTGGCTGCCGTCGGGGGGACCGGAAATGGCCGTGGTGAGCGGTGGGGTGGGGTTGTTGTTGCTCTTGGCCGGGCGGCGGTTGTTTTGGTTGGCGTTGGCTACGGCGGGGTTTTTGACCGGGTTTTTGTTGCTGCCGCAGGTGGCGCCGGGGGCGGGGGAGGTGTTGCGGTGGGGGTTGGCGGTGTTGGGGGGCGTGGTGGGAGCGCTGCTGGCGATCTTCGTGCAGCGGGTGGCGGTGGCCATTGGCGGGTTCCTGCTGGGCGGCTATGGAGCCCTGGTGCTGGCGGATGGGCTGGCGCTCCAGGCACCGGGGTTTTGGCCCATCGCCATCTATGTCGGCGGGGGCATTCTCGCCGCGCTGCTGGCGTCGCTGCTCTTCGAAGGAGCCCTCATCGCACTGTCAGCGCTCCTAGGCGCGGCGATTTTGGTGCAACTTCAGCCGCTGCCGGCCGTAGCTCAGCTATGGCTCTTCCTCGTCTTGATGTTGGTGGGCGTAGCGGTGCAAAGCCGCGGCTGGGGCCGCGACTGAGTCACGGCCCCGTCTTCGCTCAAGCAACCTCGACCACGAAGCGGTAGGGGTGGAAGCAAACCGCAGGTAGGACGACCGGCACCGGGCACCGATCTGGTGCCGCCGAAGCCTCGAGGCGAGGGCGGGGCGGCGGTGGGCTTACCTCACGACTGGGTCTTCAAGATAGGGGATTGAGGATCATCACCATCTGACGGCCTTCGAGGCCACTGCGGGTCTCCACCTCGCCGACCTCGGACTCCTGAATCATCTCGGTGACGCGATCCAGAATCTTGGTGCCGAGCTCCGGGCGGCGCAGCTGGCGCAGGCGGAAGAAGACCGTAATTTTGACCTTCTTGCCCTTCTTGAGGAATCGGATGGCGCGCTTGGCCTTGATCTCGAAATCGTTGTCGTCGATGGTGGGTCGGAACTTGACCTCTTTGACCTCGATGACGGTGGCCTTCTTGCGGGACTCGCGGGCAGCCTTTTCCTTCTCGAACTTGGTCTTGCCCCAGTCCATGATCTTGACGACCGGCGGATCGGCGGTGGCTCCGACCTCCACCAAATCCAGGTTCTGCTCCGCGGCCCGCTCCCGCGCTGCCTCCAGGTCGACGACCCCGACTTGGCTGCCGTCGGCGTCGATCAAGCGAACGGGGCTTTTGCGAATTCTTTCGTTGACTCGGGTCGAGTCCTTCTTGGGCGGAGCAAAAAATCTACCTCGGCGTCCTCTCACTAGCACGTTCCTCTCTAAGGTCATTGATCGAATACTTGCTCTGAAGTGTAGCAGCTCCGAAGCAAGCGCTTGCGCCAGCACCCCGTGGGCGGCCGGCTGCATCTCCCGCGGCGGGTCCAAAGCGGGTGGATCCGGATCCGGCCCCGGGTTGGGGAAGCGGATCTTCGGGCCGCCCTCCATGAGGGCTTCGACACCACCGAGACGGGCTCGTCCGTCGAGAGAAGACCTAGTTTACGCTACTGAGCGAGGTTTCGCAGCCCGCACACCCTGGATCGCTGGGATACGATAGCTCGGATCGGTCCTCTGAAAGCTCTTTTCCGACCTCCAAGTGCTCACTCTCTTGCGCCCATCCTCGGCATCCAGCTCCAACGGCTCGGCGGCCCGGGCGGTGACGGCGGCGGTGATCTGGTGCGCGGCCTGGCTCTTCACCAGCCCCGCCAGCGCCGCCGGACCGCCAGTGGTGACCTTCCAGGTACTCGATACCCACCGGGGATTGAGTCACGACTCTGTCACCGCCATCACCCAGGATCGCCAGGGATTCCTCTGGTTGGGGACCCGGGAAGGCCTCAATCGCTACGACGGCCAGCGCATCCGCTCCTTCCTCCACGACCCGGAGGACGAGTCGTCTCTCTCCGGAAGCCACGTCACCGCCCTCCAAGCTGCCGCCGACGGCCGGCTGTGGGTGAGCACCATCGAAGGCGGGTTGGACGTCTTCGACCCCGATACCGAGACTTTCTCGCCCTATCCGCTGGGGGCGCCCCCAGGAGAGCCCCGGGGAGCGGCCCAACCCGGCGGGGAAGACGGCCCCCCGCAGATCTCCAGCCTGCTGGAGGACCGGCAGGGACGGCTGTGGGTGGGCACCGACCAGGGCTTGTGGTGCCAGGAGCCGGCCAGCGGACGATGGACGGTCTTTCGGCACGCCGAGGCAGACCCTGCCAGCTTGAGCCACGACCGGGTGATGAGCCTCCACGAGGACGCCGACGGCACGTTGTGGATCGGCACCTACGGCGGTGGCCTGGGTCGCCGGGCCGCGGAGGACGAAGGCTTTCGCACCTATCGGCACGACCCGGAAGACCCGAAGAGCCTGAGCAGCGACCTGGTGCAGACGGTGTACCGGGATTCCCGCGGAACTTTGTGGGTGGGCACAGCCGGAGCCGGCCTCAACCGCCTGCAGCCGGATGAGAGCACCGACGACGGTGCAACCTTCGAGCACTGGCGCCACGACCCGGAGGACCCGAAAAGCCTGAGCAACGACTACATCCACGGCCTGCAAGAGGACGAGAGCGGACATCTGTGGATCGCCACCTACGGCGGCGGGCTGGAGCGCCGGGGCGTCGGCGGGGAGCTGATCACCTTTCAGCACAACCCGCGCAACCCCGTAGACCCCAGCAGCCTGCCGGAGAATTTCCTGGCGACCCTGTTCCGGGACCGCTCCGGCACCTTCTGGGTCGGCACCGACGAAGGTGGAGCGGTGAGCTTCCATCGCAACCGGGACCGCTTCACGCACCACTTCAACGACCTGGTGGGCCCCGCCGGGCTGAGCCACAACACGGTGTGGTCGTTCTACCAGCAGTCCGACGGCACCCTGTGGATCGGCACCTCCAACGGCCTCAACCGGTTGGACCCGGAGAGCTACGGGTTCACCCGCGTCGAAGGCCCGGACATCGACGATGCCCACATGGTGCGCTCGCTACTCGGCGATGCTCCCGAGGGCAGCGAGGAGGTCACCCGGCTGTGGTTCGGCACCCTGGCCGACGGCGTGCAGCAACTGGATGTGACCAGCAGAAGCCTCGAGGCCGAGCCGGTGCTGCGCTCCCAGCGGGTGCGGGCGCTGTTGGGGGACGGCTCCGGCGGCCTGTGGGTCGGCACCCAGGGGGGTGGCCTGCTGCATTTGCCCAGGAATGGAGATCCCGTCTTGGCCTACGGCCACGCGCCGGAGAACCCCCGCAGCCTGTCCCACAACATCGTCACCTCCCTGGCCCGGGATCCGCGGAGCGGCGCCTTGTGGGTCGGCACCCAAAGCGGCGGCCTGAGCCGTCTCGACCCCAGCACCGGGCAGTTCCAGCAGTTCACCCACGATCCGGAGGATCCGGTGAGCCTGTCTTCCGACGAGGTCCACCACCTGCTCACCGACTCCCTAGACCGGCTGTGGATCAGCACCGGTCGGGGTCTCGATCAATGGTCGGCGGAAGGCCAGGCCATCGAACACTATGGCCAAGCCGAAGGTTTGCCGGAGGGGGCTGTCTTCTGCGCCCAGGAAGACTCCCAAGGCCGGCTGTGGATGAGCACCGAAAGCGGCATCAGCCGCCTCGACCCGAGCACCGGGAAAGTCCGCAGTTTCGACGCCCGGGAGGATCTCCACAACAACCGCTTCCTCGGTGGCTCGTGCTACCGCGGTCCCACCGGCACCCTCTTCTTCGGCGGCGTCTACGGTTTCCACAGCTTCCAGCCGGGCGAGATCCGAGACAATCCCCAGGTACCCTCCGTGGCGATCACCTCCGTGCGGGTGTTCAACGAGCCGGTCCCCCGAGACCAGCTGCCGCCCTCGGCCCGGCGATTGCGCCTCTCCCACCGGGAGAACTTCCTGACCTTCGAGATGGCGGCGCTGCACTACGCCGACCCGCGACGCAACCAATACTCCTATCGGCTGAAGGGTTTCGACCGGGAGTGGATCGACGGCGGCAACGAGCCCCAGGCGGCCTATTCCAACCTGCCGCCGGGTCGCTACCTTTTCCAGGTCCGGGGCTCCAACAACGACGGTCTGTGGAATCTGGAGGGGGCGGAGCTGCCCCTCACCATCGCCCCGCCGGTGTGGGGCAGCTGGTGGGCCTACGGCCTCTACGCCGCCCTCGGGGTCGGGGCGCTCTTGCTGCTGCTGCGAGCCCAGGGCCAGCGGGTGCGCCGGCGTAGCGAGGATCTGCGCAAAACCGAGGAGCTCGAGCGCGCCCGCGCCCTGCAGCTCTCCATGCTGCCCAAACAGCCGCCCCGGCGGCCGGACCTGGACATCGCCGTGCACATGCAAACCGCCACCGAGGTCGGCGGGGATTACTACGACTTCTTCCCCCAGGAGGACGGTTCCCTCTTCGTCGCGTACGGCGACGCCACCGGCCACGGCATCTCCGCGGGCATGATGGTCTCCATGACCAAGATCGCCCTGCGCTCGCTGGACGTGCGCGAGCCGGCCCGCATCCTCGACCGCCTGAGCCGCATCCTGCGGGAGATTCACCCCAGCGGTCTGCGCATGGCGCTGGGCCTGGCCCGCCTCGGCCCCGGGGAGATCGAGATCGCCTCCGCCGCCATGCCGCCGGCGCTGCTCTACCGGCGGAGCACCGGCAGCGTCGAGGAGATCCTGCTGCCGGCGCTGCCCCT includes these proteins:
- a CDS encoding two-component regulator propeller domain-containing protein yields the protein MRPSSASSSNGSAARAVTAAVIWCAAWLFTSPASAAGPPVVTFQVLDTHRGLSHDSVTAITQDRQGFLWLGTREGLNRYDGQRIRSFLHDPEDESSLSGSHVTALQAAADGRLWVSTIEGGLDVFDPDTETFSPYPLGAPPGEPRGAAQPGGEDGPPQISSLLEDRQGRLWVGTDQGLWCQEPASGRWTVFRHAEADPASLSHDRVMSLHEDADGTLWIGTYGGGLGRRAAEDEGFRTYRHDPEDPKSLSSDLVQTVYRDSRGTLWVGTAGAGLNRLQPDESTDDGATFEHWRHDPEDPKSLSNDYIHGLQEDESGHLWIATYGGGLERRGVGGELITFQHNPRNPVDPSSLPENFLATLFRDRSGTFWVGTDEGGAVSFHRNRDRFTHHFNDLVGPAGLSHNTVWSFYQQSDGTLWIGTSNGLNRLDPESYGFTRVEGPDIDDAHMVRSLLGDAPEGSEEVTRLWFGTLADGVQQLDVTSRSLEAEPVLRSQRVRALLGDGSGGLWVGTQGGGLLHLPRNGDPVLAYGHAPENPRSLSHNIVTSLARDPRSGALWVGTQSGGLSRLDPSTGQFQQFTHDPEDPVSLSSDEVHHLLTDSLDRLWISTGRGLDQWSAEGQAIEHYGQAEGLPEGAVFCAQEDSQGRLWMSTESGISRLDPSTGKVRSFDAREDLHNNRFLGGSCYRGPTGTLFFGGVYGFHSFQPGEIRDNPQVPSVAITSVRVFNEPVPRDQLPPSARRLRLSHRENFLTFEMAALHYADPRRNQYSYRLKGFDREWIDGGNEPQAAYSNLPPGRYLFQVRGSNNDGLWNLEGAELPLTIAPPVWGSWWAYGLYAALGVGALLLLLRAQGQRVRRRSEDLRKTEELERARALQLSMLPKQPPRRPDLDIAVHMQTATEVGGDYYDFFPQEDGSLFVAYGDATGHGISAGMMVSMTKIALRSLDVREPARILDRLSRILREIHPSGLRMALGLARLGPGEIEIASAAMPPALLYRRSTGSVEEILLPALPLGGNLVAPYPSRAVSFEPGDTLVVISDGLPERRNGLDECLGYRMVEECLARHGSGSARQVLGELVQLGEEWSGGQPPQDDITILVIRRPDLGSGSRPQSSGGGSA